In the genome of Desulfovibrio sp. JC022, the window GCAGTGTAAAACCAAGTCAGCTCGGTAAGGTCGGCGCGAAGTGTATGGGCTTTTACATGCTGACCACCGGATTCGCAGTTGCCATCGGCCTCTTTTTCGGAAACATCCTCCAGCCCGGCAACGGCCTTGAACTGGCCGCAGAAGGTGCTACTCTCAAGGTAGCAGCTCCCAAAGCAACTTCCTTTCTCGATATCCTGATCAACATCATTCCCAAGAACCCCTTTGCAGCGATTACTACCGGTGATGTTCTCTCAACCATCTTTTTCTGCATCATCACAGGTATTGCCATCTCCATTCTGCGCCACAGCGAAGACGCACGCATCAAGAATGCCGGGGATTCCCTCTTTTACCTCTTTGAAGGCCTTGCCGAGGTCATGTACATCATCATTGACTGGGTGCTGCAATACGTTCCCATCGGCGTATTCGCGCTGATCGCCGTTGTTTTCGGTGCTCAGGGTTCTAAGGCTTTCGGCCCGCTGGGCGTAGTTGTTATCGCCACCTATCTTGCTTTTGCCTGCCACATATTCTTTATCTACGGCGGCGGACTTCTGCTCTTCGGCGTTAACCCGATGAGCTTCTTCAAAAAGGTAAAAACCGCTTCCATTGCCGCATTTGTCACCAGATCCAGCAGCGGCGTACTGCCCATCAGCATGGAAACTGCTGACAAGGAACTGGGCGTGGATAAGAGCATCTATTCTTTCTCCCTGCCGCTGGGCGCAACCATCAACATGGATGGAACCGCTATTTATCAGGGCGTATGTGCCCTGTTCATCGGTTATGCCATTGGCGAACCCCTGACCGCCAGCCAGCAGATCACCGTCATCGGAACCACTGTACTGGCATCGCTGGGAACTGCCGGTATTCCCGGAGCAGGCGCAATCATGCTCATGATCGTGCTTAACTCCGTAGGTCTGGAAGTTACAGCCGGATCACCCACCGCGCTGGCTTACGCCATGATCTTCGGCATTGACGCCCTGCTCGACATGGGCCGCACCTGCACCAACGTTACCGGTGACCTTGCCGTAACCTGTGCTGTAGCCAACAGCGAAAATGAACTTGATCAAGAATACTGGGAACCCAGTAAGGCTGCACAGCAGTAAAATTCATTTACCCATACCCAAAAAAGAAGGCCGACTCCATCTGGAATCGGCCTTCTTTTTTGATTTCAATTGCAATAACTCAAATATTCTGCGGATAGTCAGTGACCAAACCAGTCACGCCCCATTTGGTAAGCCGCTGCATATCCTCCACTTCATTTACAGTGTAAGGATTAACAGCCACCCCGGCTTCGCGCACGGCTTTGACCTTCTCTTCGGTGAGAAAACGGAATCCCGGATGCCATGCATCAGCCCCGGCCTTACGGGCGGCTTCAAGGGGATCTCCATCGAAATTATGCTCCGTCAGCACCCCGGTCAGAATGTGCGGAGCAATTTCTTTGCTTCTGCGCACATAATCGTGGTTGAAAGAAGAAACCACCACCTGATCATCCATGGACTGCTCCCGGATAATTCCAAGCACTTTTTCCACAATCTTTCCACCAAGTGAACCGGGAACCGCCTTACTGAGATCCTTGATCTCCACATTGATCCACATATCCAGTTCCCTGCTTAACTTCAGGGCCTCAACAAGGGTGGGGATACGCAAATCATCAGGCAGATTCTCAGGCAGATCCCGCCAAGGCTGCCTTTTGTATTTGGGCGGGCAGAAACGGCGCGGAAAAACATTAGCACTGAGCTGCTTAATTTCCTCAAGGGCAAACCTCCACGGCAAAGCAGGAGGATTGACAGCAAACACAGGATGGACACTGGCATTGGTGGAGCGTAGCAGATTCAAATCATGGAGGAGGATAATTTCCCCGTCCTTGGTGACCTGCACATCAAGTTCCCAGCCATCCGCCCCGGCCTCTTTGGCCTTACGCACAGCCGCAAGAGTATTTTCAGGTGCAAGGGAACGCCCCCCGCGATGCGCCCAAATCAAAGGCCGCTTATTTATTAAGGATAAGGACATATTTTAAAATCCTAATGATTCAAAATCTGCTCAAGAAACATGCGGCTGCGTTCTTCCTTGGGCGCGGTAAAGAACTCCTTCACCGGGGCGTATTCCACGATCTGGCCTTTATCCATGAAGACCATGGTATCGGCCACTTCGCGGGCAAAGCCCATTTCATGGGTCACGCAGATCATGGTCATACCCTGATCGGCCAGCTCGCGCATAGCATCCAGCACTTCCTTGATCATTTCCGGGTCAAGGGCTGAAGTGGGTTCATCAAAAAGCATAATCTTGGGCTGCATGGCTAAGGCGCGGGCAATAGCTACACGCTGCTGCTGACCGCCGGAAAGCTGGCCCGGAAACTTATTGGCCTGCTCGGCAATTCCAACCCGCTCAAGATATGAATGAGCTAGATCAACGGCCTGCTTACGCGGCATATTGCGCACATGAATGGGCCCGGAAACAACATTATCAAGAATGGTCATATGCGGAAAAAGATTGAACTGCTGAAAAACCATGCCCACCTCGCGGCGAACCCGTTCAATCTGTTTCACATCATTGGTCAGCGGCGCACCGTCAACTACGATGGCCCCTTCCTGATGTTCCTCCAGTCTATTGATGGTCCGGATAAGAGTTGATTTACCCGACCCGGACGGCCCACAGATGACCACCTTTTCCTGCTGACGGATCTGAAGATTAATATCTTTAAGTACGTGAAACTGCCCGTACCATTTGTTCAAACCCTGTATATCAATCACAACCGGGCTGTCTCCCAGATGTGTAGCGGTATTTATATGTGCAGAAGTCATTATATCTCTCCTCTATTTACTTGCGGAAGGCATCTTGCGTTCAAGGTATTGACTGTAGCTGGAAAGGGCGTAGCAGAGAATCCAGTACCAGAAAGCAATGAATACGTACGCTTCCTCCAGCCTGCCGAACCATTTAGGATTGGAAGTGGTGGCGAATGCAATCTGCAAAAGGTCCACCAGACCGACGATGCCCACGAGGGAAGTATCTTTCAGAATCCCGATAAAGTTGTTGACCATGGGCGGGATAACAATACGCAGAGCCTGCGGCAGGATAACCACGATGGTCTTTTTCCAATACCCCATGCCCAGCGCGTCAGCGGCTTCGTACTGACCTTTACTGATGCCCTGCAAACCGCCACGGATGTTCTCCGCAAGATACGCGGAAAAAAACATAGTGATACCAACAAGAGCACGCAGGACTTTATCCAATTCCATACCCGAAGGCAGAAATAAAGGCAGAACCACCGAGGCCATGAACAGGAGTGTAATCAGCGGCACCCCGCGGATAAGTTCAATATAGGCCACGCAAAAAGGTTTGGCGATAGGCATATCCGAAGTACGGCCCAATGCGAGCAGTACGCTAAGAGGAAATGCAGCCAGCATGGCGACAATGGAAAGCATGATGGTCAACATCAAACCGCCCCAGTAGTGGGTTCCCACCACGGGCAATCCGGTTATTCCGCCGCCGTAAACCAACGCGAAAACAACAATGGGTGAAACAAACCAAAGGACTTTAAGCCATTTGCTGCGCCGGAATGAGGCCACCAGACTGAGGCTGACCAAAATCACCACAATGCACAGAGCGATGAGCGGACGCCAGCGTTCTTCGGCCGGATAAACTCCGGTCATGAACACGGGCCACATATCACGGATGAATCCCCATGCGGCACCGGTGTGCTCCTTGGCTGCTACCGGATCAAGGGTGATGGATGCATTGGTCACCGCCCATTCCCAAAAGGGAGCGACAGCGGACCAGATGGCCCAGCAGGAAACAACGGTCAGCACTGCATTGTACCACGGGCAGAGCAGGTTCTTGCATACCCATCCGATTAGACCCACCTGGGTTGCCGGGGGTTGTCTGTCAGGAATATCTTGGGCCATGATTACCTCTCCACCAGCGCGACTTTGCTGTTGTAAATATTCATTCCAAAAGAAATCAGCAGGGAAATGCACAGGTAAACACCCATCCAGATACCGACAATCTCCACCGCCTGCCCGGACTGGTTCAGGATGGTCCCACCAATACTTACAAATTCGGGATAACCGATGGCTACGGCCAACGAACTGTTCTTGGCAATAGCCAGATATTCACTGGTCATGGGCGGAACTATAACCCGCATGGCCTGCGGCAGGATTACGATACGCATAACCTGACGCTCATTCATTGCCAGAGCGCGTGCGGCTTCCCGCTGCCCTTTGGAAACTGCTTCGATACCTGAACGGATAATCTCGGCGTTAAACGCGGAAACATATACGGTCAGTCCCACCACCAGCGCGGTAAATTCCGGGGTCATCCCGGTACCGCCCTTGAAGTTGAAACCCTTGAGAGCAGGAAAATCGAGAGTAAAAGGCTGTCCGCCAAGTAACCATGCCAACGCGGGCAGAGCGATCAGGACAGCAAGGGAAGGAAAAAGAATTTTAACAGGCACGCCTGTTTCATCGAGAATACGTCTGGCCCGTCTGCGGATCACCCAGATGGCTGCAAGGCCGATCACTACAGCAGCGCAAAAAAGCCAGGCCCCCTGCTGCGGAACCAGTGAAGGAAGGTACAACCCGCGCTTGTTGAGAATCAGCCACCCGCCCAGATCAATGGACTGGCGAACATTAGGCAGTTGCTGCAAGACAATGAAATACCAAAAAAATAATTGCAGCAACACCGGCAGGTTGCGGTTAAGTTCCACAAACCAGCGGCAGATATTGGAAAGCAGCCAGTTGGGGGAAAGACGTCCGAGGGCAACCAGCAGCCCGAGTATTGTTGAAGCGACACAGCCGATGACCGTGACTTTCAAGGTATTGCCCAGCCCGGTTAAAAGGGCCATGAAATAACTCGAAGATTCAGTGTAGTGCGCAATCTCAACACTGTCCCGGAAAATGTACAATGTCAGCATGGGCAAGCCGATGCTGAAAAGCAGGCAGACTGAAAGCCATGTACTGTTCATGGGCCTTTCAGACTTGCTCTTCAAATGACGGGAAATAAGTTGCGAAACAACAAGTCCGGTAACAAGACTGAGCAGAAACCAGAGCAATCCGCCCTGCGGAAGAGGAATCCCGGTCACCTCGCCGATGCGAAAGCCTGCCTCATTCCCGAGAAAACCGAAACCGGAACTGATCCCACGGGTTTCCAGATTAGCCAACGTATTCCTGTATACAGACACGGCCAGCCAGAGAAAAGCCCCGACCATACAGAGCTGGAACATCCATGCTCTTCCCTGCGGACTGCGCCAGAAAGGAACCTTATCCTGCGGTGCTAAACGTTCGGACATAAATAAACCTTTTTATTAATAATAAAAAAACGCGCCGGGAAAATTCCCGGCGCGGATAATTACGTTTTTAACGACCTAGCGGAAAGGCGGTGCGTAGATGAGTCCGCCTTTGTTCCACTGCTGGTTGAGTCCGCGCTCCATGCGCAGGGGAGTTTTGGGTCCGAGGTTACGGTCAAAAATTTCACCGTAGTTACCAACGGTCTTGATGATGCGTACGGGTGCGCCTTTATCAAGGCCGAGATCGGTCCACAGGGAACCGGTTTTGCCCAGCATGCGCTGAACTTCAGGGTCTTTGCTCTTAGCGTACATTTCTTCAACATTTGCCTGAGTAACACCCTTTTCTTCAGCAGCCATGGTCAGCCAGATTGTCCAGCGGACAATGTCGGACCACTGGTTGTCGCCGTGGCGTACAACAGGACCGAGGGGTTCCTTGGAGATCACTTCGGAAAGAATAATGTGATCTTCGGGCTTTTCCATCAGGGAACGCTGAGCAGCAAGGCCGGAAACGTCGGTGGTGTGAACGTCACAACGGCCGGTGTCGTAAGCTTTACGAACGTCAGGCTGTTTGTCAAAAACAACGGGAGTGAAGCTCATGCCGTTTTTACGGAAAAAGTCGGAAATGTTCAGTTCGGTGGTGGAACCGGTCTGCAAACAAACAGTTGCGCCGTCCAGTTCCTTGGCATCTTTGATACCGAGTTCCTTACGGACCATCATACCCTGACCGTCATAAAGAGTGGTCACGGTAAAATCGAGACCGAGCTTAACGTCACGGCTCATGGTATGGGTGGTGGTGCGGGAGAGAAGATCAATTTCACCGGACTGCAAAGCGGGCAGACGCTCTTTGGAAGTGAGCGGGGTGTATTTGACTTCAGAAACATCAACGGCAGCGGCAACTGCGCGGATGAAATCAACGTCAAAACCAACACGCTTACCGTTGCTGTCCAGAGCGGAAAAACCGGGGTTTTCAATGTGGGTTCCGGCTTTGAGAAAACCGTCTTTCTTAACGTTTTCCAAAGTTCCGGCCTGGGCAATTGATGCCATGGCCACAATCAACAGACAAATGAAAGAAGTACGAAAAAGAGCCATTTAACTACCTCCACCCTCAAAACTTCACAACGCAACATTGTGAGGGAATTCCAGTCCGTATAACAAATAATACGGCTTTGCGCTGCATAGATATTGCTGACCACCAGCCGCGGAAACATTCACTTCCGCCACCGGAATCAGTCATCCTAGTAACTCACTGTATGCACCCTTAATACACACTTGCCAAGAACAGCTCAACTGGTTTAAACCAGATTTTATAAAAAAAGTTTCAAATACGTGGAGACTCAGTATAAATCTTGTGCCAGTTTAACGGCAAAACCTCTAACACCAACCGAGCCATGGAAAAAAAACGTTACTACGAGATAGTCCGCGATCTGATCCTGCAACGCCTTGCCTCCGGAGAACTAAAACCGGGAGATAAACTGCCCTCTGAAAGGACTCTCTGCGCTGATTTATCTCTGAACAGAAACACAATCCGCCATGCCCTGCTGAAACTGCAACGTGACGGAAAAATTTTCAGGCTGGAAAGAAAAGGCTGGTATGTGAACCCCATCCGCATGGTTTACAACCCGGCAGACCACGTTAACTTCGCCCAACTTGCCACATCGCAGGGCCGCAAAGCAGAATGGACCACTGAAGATAACGGAATAATTACGATCGAAGACACTATGGAAACATATACTAACGAGGGTTTTCCGGCCGGGACAAAAGTCTATTCCATGGAGAACACCTTCTTCATAGATGGTCAGCCAGTAGCCCGGACCCTAAACTATCTAAATGCGGAAAAACTGGAAGGGATTATCCCCAAGACTACCGACCGGGCCATGACGCAGGTAGTAGAAGAAGATTACGGTTTAAGTCTCAAACAGCGAAATCTGCTGATCAGGCCGCTGCTGCTGCCACGGGACGTGACCTCAAATCTGGGTATCCCGCACGGCTCTCCGGGAATCTACGTTAGACGAATCAAGACAGACGGCAAAGACACAGTACTCACCGTGGAGCATGAATATTGGCGTTTCGATGCCATTGAACTGCGCGTGGACCAGATATAATTTTCTACCAACGCAAACAGGCCCGCAGCTTCTGAGAAACTGCGGGCCTGTTTGCGTTTTAAAATTCTCAAACTTTAACCGTCAGCCGCGGCATGCTCTTCCATAACCGCAAGCAACTGTCCGGTCTTCTCAGCCTCTTCAGGCATACCCATTTCCGTAAATCCCCGAAAAGATTCACGCACAACTGCAAGGCCGTCTTCACGGTTACCGGAAACAAAAAGTAACTGCCCAAGCAACTCCCCGGCAAAACAATGCCCTTTTGATTCACCCAGTTTCTGAAAACGCGAGTACGCTTCCATAAGCATAAGTAGAGCCTGTTCCTGATTCCCTTCAGAAATTTCAAGCTTTGCCAATTCATAAAGAATTGCGGCTTTCCCTTTTGAATCTCCACTCTCTTCGCATTCCTTAAGCTTCTTTTCGTATTCCGCTCTTAATTCTGATGACTGTTCCATATATTCTCCAAAATTATTTTTAAACTGAACGCTAAAACTATTAACGGTTTTTAGAAAGGTCAAGACACTGCCCTATCTTGCTGAAAACACACATATCCTGTAGCTGAAATATAAAGAACATAACATCGGAGCCATAAAATGCGCGCTGCCAACAGGGACATGATGCGGGCCATCAACCGCTGCAACATCCTCAGAACCATCAGGATGGGCGGTTGTATTTCCAGAAAAGATATTGCCGGGCAGACCGGACTGAGCCTTGCCACGGTAACAGGCATCACCGCCGAATTCATCAAAGAAGGAATCGTTTACGAAAAAGAGGCGGTATCCTCCACATCGGGCCGCCCTCCGGTGCTGCTGGCCTTGAATCCGGACGGCGCATTTGTGGCCGGAGCCTATATTTCAGCCGATAAAATCAGCGTGGTCATCATCAATCTTGAGGCCAAGGTGGTGGGATCACATTTTGTGCGCGTAACTCCGGGCATAAATTCACCGCAGGAAATCATCGAACTGCTTGCTGAAGCCATAAAGACCTGCCGACTTAACAATGGTTTCATTCCTGACGATATTGTGGGGCTGGGTCTGGGCATCCCCGGTCTGGTCAACCACCGAGAGGGGCTCATCCACTTTCATCCCGGATTCAATCGCGGCGCGGGCTGGGAAGACGTACCCTTCAGCAGCCTTGTGGAGCAGGAAACCGGATTCCAGACATTCATTGAAAACAGCTCCAACACCCTTGCTATTTACGAGCAATGGTTCGGAGATGCACGCGGCTGCGAGAATTTCTTTGTGGTCACCCTTGAACACGGCATCGGGCTGGGGCTGATCGTCAACGGCAGGCTGGTCCGCGGCTGGAAAGGCATGGCTGGGGAACTGGGCCATGTAAGCTGCTACCAGAACGAACAGCCGTGCAGGTGCGGATTGAGCGGCTGCCTTGAGGCTGTCGGCTCAAATTTCTCTATTTTGCGCGATGCAAAACAACTAGCTCAAAAAAACGTATGGCACCCCGCAAATCCTGAAAAAATCAAGATAGAAGACGTCATTGATGCAGCCAAACAGGGACACCCGGAATTACAAAATATTTTTACTCAGGCCGGGACCGTACTGGGCAGGCGTATTTCAGATTTGACCCGTGTGCTTGACCCGGAAAAAGTTATCATCACCGGAAAAAGCTATCTGGCCAAAGATATGCTTTTCGCGCCCCTGAACAAAGCCATGGAAAGCCGGGCCTGCGAAGTTTTCGGACAGATACCGGAACTGGTCATCCGTCCATGGAAAGAAGAAAACTACGCCCGCGGGGCAGGAGCACTGGTACTGGAAAAACTGCACCAGAGCTGCGCCATCCCCGAGGACTTGTACGAATAGTTAAGAAAGATACTTTTCCAGCTTGGCCCGCACTTCATCCGCTGTGGCAAGGGCCAGCACCTTGCGCGCAAGCTCACGCAGTTCTGCACGGCTGTGTTTGCGGATGGCACTTTTAACCCGTGGGATATGAACCGGACTCATGGAGAGTTCTTCCACCCCAAGGCCGATCAAGAGCAGAGAGGAAAGCACATCCCCGGCCATCTGCCCGCAAACGCAGACGGGTTTTCCCTCTTCACGGGCGGCGTCAGTGGCCTGCTTGATGGACATGAGCACTGCTGGTGAAAGCTGCTCAAACAAATCGGCAATGCGTTCATTCTGGCGGTCTACCGCAAGAGTATACTGGGTCAGGTCATTGGTACCTATACTGAAAAAATCCGTCTCCCGGATCAGGTGCGGAGCAAGGAACACCGCCGCCGGAGTCTCGATCATCACCCCCACGGGAAGTTTGTCCGCATGGGAAATCCCGTCATGCTCAAGAGAAGCTTTTGCTTCAGCCAGAAATTCCTTAAACCTGCGCACTTCATCAAGTGATGAAATCATGGGAATCAGGATACGCACATCCCCGTGCACCCCGGCCCGCAGCAAGGCCCGCAACTGCTTGACCAATAATCCGGGACGCTCAAAACAAAGCCGTATACCCCGGCAGCCAAGAAATGGATTGGCCTCTTCAGGCAGGGCCAGATAAGGCAGATCCTTATCTCCGCCCACATCAAGAGTACGGATAACCACAGGCCTGCCCTGCATATCATCCACCACGGACTTAAAAGCCTGATACTGCTCTTCTTCATCCGGGGATTCACTTTTTTCCATGAACAAAAATTCAACCCGGTACAGTCCCACGCCCTGAGCACCTTTGGACACAGCCGGACCGCTTTCAGAAGGGGAACCGATATTGGCTGCCAGCTTGATCTCCACTCCATCCGTGGTTACGGCGGGTAGTTCACGAAGCTCCTCAAGCTGTTTGCGTTCAATCCGATATTGCTCCTGCTGATACTTAATCTGATCCAGCTGCGATGAAGTGGGATTCACCAGAATGCGGTTATGCTCGGCGTCAAGGCCGACCATCTCCCCATCTTTGATCAGGGAGGTGGCACCGTCCGCAGCCACAATGGCCGGAATTTCCATGGATGCAGCCATGATGGCGGTATGCGAAGTGCGGTTGCCCTTTTCGGTGATAATGCCTTTGACCTTGGAGGTATCAAGAGTCGCAGTCTGGGAAGGAGTAAGATCTTCGGCCACGAGGATCACTTCATTATCGATAAGCTCCAAACCCTGCGGAGAAATTCCCAGACAGTTCAGCACCAGACGATGCCCGAGGTCGCGGATATCGGCGGCACGGGCGCGCAAATATTCATCCTCCAGCTCTTCCATGGCGGCGGCGTGTTCATTGACCACATCCTCCACTGCTGCCGGGGCGGGGAAACGCTGTTCGCGTATTTTTTCAATCACCGCTTCGGAAAACTCTTCGTCTTCCACCAGCATGAGATGGCCTTCAAAGATTGCGGCCTTATCGGCACCGAGCTTCTTTTCCACCTGCGCGGCAATATTGGCCAGCTGGGCTGCGGACTTCTCCACTGCACCTTTGAACCGTTCAATTTCCAGATCTGTCGCGCCGGGAGCAACAGCTGCCCGATCAAAAGCCACATCCTCATTTTTCACCACCAGCGCAGATGCAAGGGCCACTCCGGGAGAAACAGCAATTCCGCCAACCATAGCAAAAACCTCCGCAAACCTTTTCAGGTTAATTCGCGGTTATTTGAGTGAACTTAAAAATTCAGCAAGATTCTTAACAGCTTCCTGTTCATCACTGCCGGAAGCCTCAATGTGCAATTCAGCACCCTTGACCAGTTCCAGCAATTGCAGCTTGAAAAGGCTCTTGGCACTGGCGGATTTGCCGCCCACAGTGACTTTGATGTCGGACTCATAGCCCTTGGCAAGCTTGACAAATTCGGATGCGGGACGGACGTGCAGACCGTCTTCCGCTGTGATGGTAATTGTTTTCTCAGCCATTTCTTTATCCTTTTTTCTTATTCAATCCGGCCCCGGCAAAATGCCGGGACCGGAATTTTAACGGCTATTTTTTCTTCAGGGTCAGGATCGGAACACCGATTGAAACTTTACCTGCGGACTTGGTCATAGCAGTAAACTCATCAGCATTGCTGACCACAACCGGGGTAATCACCGAGCTGGCCTTTTCTTTAAGCAGCTTAAGGTCAAAGCGAATTACCGGATCACCCTTTTTAACGGTTGCACCCTCTTCAGCCACACGGGTGAACCCTTCCCCTTTGAGGGAGACGGTATCAATACCGAAATGGACAAAGAGTTCAACCCCGTCTTCGGTCTCCATGCTGAATGCATGGTTGGTCTTGAAGATCTTACCAATTACACCGTCAGCAGGTGCGCACATTATATCACCGGAAGGAATGATCGCCACACCGTCCCC includes:
- a CDS encoding dicarboxylate/amino acid:cation symporter, translated to MFSWYFKSNLLIRIIIGLVLGAIAGLILGPEAKIFSPLGDILVRSLKMIVMPVIVSTIIVGAGSVKPSQLGKVGAKCMGFYMLTTGFAVAIGLFFGNILQPGNGLELAAEGATLKVAAPKATSFLDILINIIPKNPFAAITTGDVLSTIFFCIITGIAISILRHSEDARIKNAGDSLFYLFEGLAEVMYIIIDWVLQYVPIGVFALIAVVFGAQGSKAFGPLGVVVIATYLAFACHIFFIYGGGLLLFGVNPMSFFKKVKTASIAAFVTRSSSGVLPISMETADKELGVDKSIYSFSLPLGATINMDGTAIYQGVCALFIGYAIGEPLTASQQITVIGTTVLASLGTAGIPGAGAIMLMIVLNSVGLEVTAGSPTALAYAMIFGIDALLDMGRTCTNVTGDLAVTCAVANSENELDQEYWEPSKAAQQ
- a CDS encoding ROK family transcriptional regulator; translation: MRAANRDMMRAINRCNILRTIRMGGCISRKDIAGQTGLSLATVTGITAEFIKEGIVYEKEAVSSTSGRPPVLLALNPDGAFVAGAYISADKISVVIINLEAKVVGSHFVRVTPGINSPQEIIELLAEAIKTCRLNNGFIPDDIVGLGLGIPGLVNHREGLIHFHPGFNRGAGWEDVPFSSLVEQETGFQTFIENSSNTLAIYEQWFGDARGCENFFVVTLEHGIGLGLIVNGRLVRGWKGMAGELGHVSCYQNEQPCRCGLSGCLEAVGSNFSILRDAKQLAQKNVWHPANPEKIKIEDVIDAAKQGHPELQNIFTQAGTVLGRRISDLTRVLDPEKVIITGKSYLAKDMLFAPLNKAMESRACEVFGQIPELVIRPWKEENYARGAGALVLEKLHQSCAIPEDLYE
- the ptsP gene encoding phosphoenolpyruvate--protein phosphotransferase, whose amino-acid sequence is MVGGIAVSPGVALASALVVKNEDVAFDRAAVAPGATDLEIERFKGAVEKSAAQLANIAAQVEKKLGADKAAIFEGHLMLVEDEEFSEAVIEKIREQRFPAPAAVEDVVNEHAAAMEELEDEYLRARAADIRDLGHRLVLNCLGISPQGLELIDNEVILVAEDLTPSQTATLDTSKVKGIITEKGNRTSHTAIMAASMEIPAIVAADGATSLIKDGEMVGLDAEHNRILVNPTSSQLDQIKYQQEQYRIERKQLEELRELPAVTTDGVEIKLAANIGSPSESGPAVSKGAQGVGLYRVEFLFMEKSESPDEEEQYQAFKSVVDDMQGRPVVIRTLDVGGDKDLPYLALPEEANPFLGCRGIRLCFERPGLLVKQLRALLRAGVHGDVRILIPMISSLDEVRRFKEFLAEAKASLEHDGISHADKLPVGVMIETPAAVFLAPHLIRETDFFSIGTNDLTQYTLAVDRQNERIADLFEQLSPAVLMSIKQATDAAREEGKPVCVCGQMAGDVLSSLLLIGLGVEELSMSPVHIPRVKSAIRKHSRAELRELARKVLALATADEVRAKLEKYLS
- a CDS encoding amino acid ABC transporter substrate-binding protein codes for the protein MALFRTSFICLLIVAMASIAQAGTLENVKKDGFLKAGTHIENPGFSALDSNGKRVGFDVDFIRAVAAAVDVSEVKYTPLTSKERLPALQSGEIDLLSRTTTHTMSRDVKLGLDFTVTTLYDGQGMMVRKELGIKDAKELDGATVCLQTGSTTELNISDFFRKNGMSFTPVVFDKQPDVRKAYDTGRCDVHTTDVSGLAAQRSLMEKPEDHIILSEVISKEPLGPVVRHGDNQWSDIVRWTIWLTMAAEEKGVTQANVEEMYAKSKDPEVQRMLGKTGSLWTDLGLDKGAPVRIIKTVGNYGEIFDRNLGPKTPLRMERGLNQQWNKGGLIYAPPFR
- a CDS encoding amino acid ABC transporter permease, encoding MSERLAPQDKVPFWRSPQGRAWMFQLCMVGAFLWLAVSVYRNTLANLETRGISSGFGFLGNEAGFRIGEVTGIPLPQGGLLWFLLSLVTGLVVSQLISRHLKSKSERPMNSTWLSVCLLFSIGLPMLTLYIFRDSVEIAHYTESSSYFMALLTGLGNTLKVTVIGCVASTILGLLVALGRLSPNWLLSNICRWFVELNRNLPVLLQLFFWYFIVLQQLPNVRQSIDLGGWLILNKRGLYLPSLVPQQGAWLFCAAVVIGLAAIWVIRRRARRILDETGVPVKILFPSLAVLIALPALAWLLGGQPFTLDFPALKGFNFKGGTGMTPEFTALVVGLTVYVSAFNAEIIRSGIEAVSKGQREAARALAMNERQVMRIVILPQAMRVIVPPMTSEYLAIAKNSSLAVAIGYPEFVSIGGTILNQSGQAVEIVGIWMGVYLCISLLISFGMNIYNSKVALVER
- a CDS encoding HPr family phosphocarrier protein, producing the protein MAEKTITITAEDGLHVRPASEFVKLAKGYESDIKVTVGGKSASAKSLFKLQLLELVKGAELHIEASGSDEQEAVKNLAEFLSSLK
- a CDS encoding GntR family transcriptional regulator: MEKKRYYEIVRDLILQRLASGELKPGDKLPSERTLCADLSLNRNTIRHALLKLQRDGKIFRLERKGWYVNPIRMVYNPADHVNFAQLATSQGRKAEWTTEDNGIITIEDTMETYTNEGFPAGTKVYSMENTFFIDGQPVARTLNYLNAEKLEGIIPKTTDRAMTQVVEEDYGLSLKQRNLLIRPLLLPRDVTSNLGIPHGSPGIYVRRIKTDGKDTVLTVEHEYWRFDAIELRVDQI
- a CDS encoding amino acid ABC transporter permease; translation: MAQDIPDRQPPATQVGLIGWVCKNLLCPWYNAVLTVVSCWAIWSAVAPFWEWAVTNASITLDPVAAKEHTGAAWGFIRDMWPVFMTGVYPAEERWRPLIALCIVVILVSLSLVASFRRSKWLKVLWFVSPIVVFALVYGGGITGLPVVGTHYWGGLMLTIMLSIVAMLAAFPLSVLLALGRTSDMPIAKPFCVAYIELIRGVPLITLLFMASVVLPLFLPSGMELDKVLRALVGITMFFSAYLAENIRGGLQGISKGQYEAADALGMGYWKKTIVVILPQALRIVIPPMVNNFIGILKDTSLVGIVGLVDLLQIAFATTSNPKWFGRLEEAYVFIAFWYWILCYALSSYSQYLERKMPSASK
- a CDS encoding amino acid ABC transporter ATP-binding protein → MTSAHINTATHLGDSPVVIDIQGLNKWYGQFHVLKDINLQIRQQEKVVICGPSGSGKSTLIRTINRLEEHQEGAIVVDGAPLTNDVKQIERVRREVGMVFQQFNLFPHMTILDNVVSGPIHVRNMPRKQAVDLAHSYLERVGIAEQANKFPGQLSGGQQQRVAIARALAMQPKIMLFDEPTSALDPEMIKEVLDAMRELADQGMTMICVTHEMGFAREVADTMVFMDKGQIVEYAPVKEFFTAPKEERSRMFLEQILNH
- a CDS encoding glycerophosphodiester phosphodiesterase family protein, yielding MSLSLINKRPLIWAHRGGRSLAPENTLAAVRKAKEAGADGWELDVQVTKDGEIILLHDLNLLRSTNASVHPVFAVNPPALPWRFALEEIKQLSANVFPRRFCPPKYKRQPWRDLPENLPDDLRIPTLVEALKLSRELDMWINVEIKDLSKAVPGSLGGKIVEKVLGIIREQSMDDQVVVSSFNHDYVRRSKEIAPHILTGVLTEHNFDGDPLEAARKAGADAWHPGFRFLTEEKVKAVREAGVAVNPYTVNEVEDMQRLTKWGVTGLVTDYPQNI